From Rhodoferax sp. AJA081-3, the proteins below share one genomic window:
- a CDS encoding LTA synthase family protein — MTSKPGIWQLWRDPCLHILLLVLALVGYKLFALEMVSRAYMDCAWCLSTKAITHESKLVLLLLTIHLLSCVSRLRFARVTLRLVLLLGLVITAVDLVVTHQLWTRLTWSELRQFAGEIGTVTGFVQQLLPSAWTLLAGVFALAVVLLVFVRYVKDDRPSLQPLFLYLLIGVGVVGCELVERKEYHDTFLQNSIQVFFSRPTSSTPYSKAFATTLATSPPPENAGCTKAVNTRSDVILLVFESLSMYHSALFSGINNWTPEFDAVSKTGVRFTNFYANGVTSEQGLVALLTGEPPIAKGKAAKTLFEQFRNPADSVPRMLRGLGYDTVFLTTGNLGFLGKGKWLKDIGFDAVEGHDAQAYKGLKRYQFDAASDDALYARALAKLGEHKSAPVFMALETVTTHLPNVDPETGVHSQELTYRYADRQLGNFVRSLQARGFFDNGTLIITADHRAMVPLSLREQTLYGDRAFARVPMTVVGTGLVAREETAAFSHTDLLPSLRNALGTGQHCSKANQGLFLPTVARAPQCTYTNRSYDPNSVFVHCGASDFTITLDGDKTQFVDATAPPAGVLTELHRLRLGKGFH; from the coding sequence ATGACGTCCAAACCCGGCATTTGGCAGCTTTGGCGTGATCCCTGTCTGCATATTCTGTTGCTGGTGTTGGCACTGGTCGGCTACAAGCTGTTCGCGCTGGAGATGGTGTCGCGGGCCTATATGGACTGCGCCTGGTGCCTGTCGACCAAGGCCATAACCCACGAGTCCAAGCTGGTCTTGCTCCTGCTCACGATCCACTTGCTGTCTTGTGTTTCCCGGCTGCGGTTTGCGCGGGTGACGCTGAGGCTCGTACTGTTGTTGGGCTTGGTCATCACGGCGGTAGATCTGGTGGTCACCCACCAGTTGTGGACCCGGCTCACCTGGTCCGAGTTACGGCAGTTTGCGGGCGAAATAGGCACAGTCACAGGCTTTGTGCAGCAATTGCTGCCCAGCGCCTGGACCTTGTTGGCCGGCGTTTTTGCTCTGGCTGTGGTGCTGCTGGTTTTTGTGCGCTACGTGAAGGACGACCGACCGTCTTTGCAGCCCTTGTTTCTGTACCTGCTGATAGGCGTGGGAGTGGTGGGTTGTGAACTGGTAGAGCGCAAGGAATACCACGACACCTTCTTGCAAAACTCGATTCAGGTTTTCTTCAGCCGCCCCACCAGCAGCACGCCGTATTCCAAGGCATTTGCAACAACACTGGCTACCAGCCCACCGCCGGAAAACGCAGGCTGCACCAAAGCAGTCAATACACGCAGCGATGTCATCCTGCTGGTTTTTGAATCACTGTCCATGTACCACAGTGCGCTTTTCTCCGGCATCAACAACTGGACGCCAGAGTTTGATGCCGTCAGCAAAACAGGGGTGCGCTTCACCAATTTTTACGCCAATGGCGTAACGTCTGAACAAGGCTTGGTAGCGTTGTTGACAGGAGAGCCCCCCATCGCAAAAGGCAAGGCAGCCAAGACGCTGTTCGAGCAGTTCCGCAATCCGGCGGATTCCGTGCCGCGCATGCTGCGCGGGCTGGGTTATGACACCGTGTTTTTGACCACCGGGAACCTGGGCTTCCTGGGCAAAGGCAAATGGCTCAAGGACATAGGGTTTGATGCCGTAGAGGGCCACGACGCGCAAGCGTACAAAGGGCTCAAGCGTTACCAGTTTGACGCTGCATCCGATGACGCACTGTATGCCCGCGCCCTGGCCAAGCTGGGTGAGCACAAGTCTGCGCCTGTCTTCATGGCGCTGGAGACTGTCACCACCCATTTGCCCAATGTGGACCCGGAAACGGGTGTGCACTCGCAAGAGCTGACCTACCGTTACGCGGACCGGCAGTTGGGCAACTTTGTTCGCAGTTTGCAGGCCCGTGGATTCTTTGACAACGGAACACTGATCATCACAGCAGACCACCGCGCCATGGTGCCCTTGAGCTTAAGAGAACAGACTTTGTATGGAGACCGTGCCTTTGCGCGTGTTCCCATGACCGTAGTGGGCACCGGACTGGTTGCGCGGGAAGAAACAGCGGCCTTCTCACACACCGACCTTCTGCCCTCGTTGCGCAACGCCCTGGGCACCGGACAACACTGCAGCAAGGCCAACCAAGGTTTGTTTTTGCCCACGGTGGCACGCGCGCCCCAATGCACCTACACCAACCGCAGCTACGACCCCAACAGCGTTTTTGTGCACTGCGGCGCCTCGGACTTCACCATAACGCTAGACGGAGACAAGACGCAGTTTGTGGACGCCACCGCACCACCAGCGGGCGTGCTGACAGAGCTGCACCGGCTGCGGTTGGGCAAAGGGTTCCACTAG
- a CDS encoding ABC transporter substrate-binding protein, translating into MSSHRVSLRIASTLLCGLLACVVQAKEFLVVGTTFARVYEQTETGEFIGLGAELARSIAQQQGLTLKFGIYPWARAQEMVANGSADVLVGPYKTPAREARFAFADQPFYQDNMVFYKLASSKANWDGSYESLKGKRLVAVLGWVYGTPFDQERAKLGVTNANTVESGLTMLLNNRMDFFVANERNTTAGMASLGKYDQFAVVSPMIGREVGYFAFTKDAEHEDLRQAFNAGLAKLIDSGEYAAMAKRFSITVPAALMGKGRVAKPPAAK; encoded by the coding sequence ATGTCCAGCCACCGAGTCAGTCTGCGCATTGCCAGCACCCTGCTGTGTGGTTTGCTCGCGTGTGTGGTGCAGGCCAAGGAATTTTTGGTGGTGGGCACTACGTTTGCACGCGTTTACGAGCAAACCGAAACGGGTGAATTCATTGGCCTGGGTGCAGAGCTGGCCCGCAGCATTGCCCAGCAACAGGGCTTGACGCTGAAGTTCGGTATCTACCCTTGGGCCCGGGCGCAAGAGATGGTGGCCAATGGCAGCGCAGATGTGCTGGTGGGCCCGTACAAAACACCTGCGCGGGAAGCGCGTTTCGCGTTTGCCGACCAGCCCTTCTACCAGGACAACATGGTGTTCTACAAGCTGGCCAGCTCCAAGGCCAACTGGGATGGAAGTTATGAATCGCTGAAGGGCAAGCGCCTGGTGGCCGTGCTGGGTTGGGTCTATGGCACGCCGTTTGACCAGGAGCGTGCCAAGCTGGGTGTCACCAATGCCAATACGGTGGAAAGCGGGCTGACCATGCTGCTGAACAACCGCATGGACTTTTTTGTGGCCAACGAACGCAACACCACGGCCGGCATGGCGTCGCTGGGCAAGTACGACCAGTTTGCGGTTGTCTCCCCCATGATTGGCAGAGAGGTTGGCTACTTTGCGTTCACCAAGGATGCCGAGCACGAAGACTTGCGCCAGGCCTTTAATGCGGGTCTGGCCAAGCTGATTGACTCTGGTGAATATGCGGCCATGGCCAAACGATTCAGCATCACGGTGCCGGCGGCGCTAATGGGCAAGGGGCGTGTGGCAAAGCCGCCTGCCGCTAAATAG
- a CDS encoding peptidoglycan DD-metalloendopeptidase family protein — translation MTLTTVPLFLPCTTFSPPHRRHVLLAGLSLLVSTPALAARTATEASASPIWPQAAAVPGGIARLDLGPAATRPIAHWGELPLLVLGDTTRWTALVGIALSTTPGPAHIAVQGEGDNQRQVGFTVAAKQYPVQKLKVAPGKVDLSAADEARFARERAHMTTVMATFTEPLPHPGQLRMAAPVAGRRSSSFGLRRVFNGQARSPHSGMDIAAAAGTPVLAPLPGRVIDIGDYFFGGNTVFMDHGGGLLSMVGHLSAIHAKVGDVVTVGDRVGSVGATGRATGPHLHWGVVLNRKMVDPALFLAS, via the coding sequence GTGACCTTGACCACCGTGCCACTGTTTCTGCCCTGCACCACGTTTTCTCCACCCCATCGCCGCCATGTCTTACTCGCCGGCCTGAGCCTCTTGGTATCAACACCCGCGCTGGCGGCGCGCACCGCAACGGAGGCATCGGCTTCTCCAATATGGCCCCAAGCCGCCGCCGTGCCTGGCGGCATTGCCCGGCTGGACCTGGGCCCCGCTGCCACACGCCCGATCGCCCACTGGGGAGAATTGCCGCTGCTGGTGCTGGGCGACACAACACGATGGACCGCCCTGGTCGGCATAGCGTTGTCTACCACGCCAGGCCCCGCCCACATCGCCGTGCAGGGTGAAGGCGACAACCAGCGCCAGGTGGGGTTCACCGTAGCAGCCAAGCAGTACCCGGTGCAAAAACTGAAGGTTGCGCCTGGCAAGGTAGATTTGTCGGCGGCAGACGAGGCGCGTTTTGCGCGCGAACGGGCCCACATGACAACGGTCATGGCCACCTTTACCGAGCCCCTGCCCCACCCCGGCCAATTGCGCATGGCGGCACCTGTGGCCGGGCGGCGCTCCAGTTCGTTTGGCCTGCGCCGTGTATTCAATGGCCAGGCACGCAGCCCCCACAGTGGCATGGACATTGCCGCTGCGGCTGGTACGCCGGTGCTGGCACCGCTGCCGGGGCGCGTCATCGACATCGGCGACTATTTTTTCGGCGGCAACACCGTCTTTATGGACCACGGCGGCGGGCTGCTGAGCATGGTGGGCCACCTGAGTGCCATCCATGCAAAGGTTGGGGATGTGGTGACTGTGGGTGACCGCGTGGGGTCGGTCGGCGCCACCGGCCGCGCCACTGGGCCGCATCTGCACTGGGGCGTGGTGCTGAACCGCAAGATGGTGGACCCTGCCTTGTTTCTGGCAAGCTGA
- a CDS encoding amidohydrolase family protein — protein sequence MHISAPFLYRAVGQLACFAALALVALSASAQTSWNKDAGLVLVGKVVTMNDAGDVLPNARVWLAGGKIMAIARAGEALPDGAKDAPVVDSKGVIYPGIIDLHNHPEYAIYPLMPIQRKYRDRYEWRWYDDIYNKRITFPQEVLTRAHYLDLGLEIGRYGEYKALAGGTTSLQGGRVNLAYSKEECLVRNIENSPVESRVAASRVDMGRSAKEWSAMQTERSKGPLVVHLAEGPSPRMALEFGAMKDSNLIGPELIAIHGVGLTEPQLQELATVGAKLVWSPLSNFMLYGQTANVAAAKRAGLSISLAPDWAPSGSKSSLGELKVADLVNKHALNGLFSERELVEMVTRKPADAMGWGQRLGQITEGYLADVVVVDDRHADPYRNLINTIEDNIQLVAVRGEPLYGDAALLKTTRGSDDAETVATFARAKRTKAMTPNCPATSLPPMTVAETKARIQQGLKFDAAQLAAKLTPEQLGKDFATCSLPVPATGASATPADAKRLLACRFGLPFEKTRLSPLTTNEDSEFFSRLMKNRNLPKYLKALPSYYRQ from the coding sequence ATGCACATATCCGCACCTTTTTTGTACCGCGCCGTAGGGCAACTGGCGTGTTTTGCGGCGCTTGCTCTAGTGGCTCTGTCGGCCAGTGCCCAGACAAGCTGGAACAAGGACGCCGGCCTGGTGCTGGTAGGCAAGGTAGTGACCATGAACGACGCGGGCGACGTGTTGCCCAACGCGCGGGTCTGGCTGGCCGGTGGCAAGATCATGGCCATTGCGCGCGCAGGTGAGGCATTGCCCGATGGCGCCAAGGATGCGCCGGTGGTGGACAGCAAAGGCGTCATCTACCCCGGCATCATTGATTTGCACAACCACCCCGAATACGCCATCTATCCGCTGATGCCCATCCAGCGCAAATACCGTGACCGTTATGAGTGGCGCTGGTACGACGACATCTACAACAAACGCATCACCTTCCCGCAAGAGGTGCTGACCCGAGCACACTACCTGGACTTGGGGCTTGAGATTGGCCGTTACGGTGAATACAAGGCCCTGGCCGGTGGCACCACCAGTCTGCAGGGTGGGCGCGTCAACCTGGCCTATTCCAAAGAAGAGTGCCTGGTGCGCAATATCGAAAATTCGCCGGTGGAGTCGCGTGTGGCCGCGAGCCGGGTAGACATGGGCCGTAGCGCCAAGGAATGGTCCGCCATGCAGACCGAGCGCAGCAAGGGCCCGCTGGTGGTGCACCTGGCCGAAGGACCATCGCCCCGCATGGCCCTGGAGTTTGGTGCCATGAAAGACAGCAACCTGATAGGCCCCGAGCTGATTGCCATCCACGGCGTGGGCCTGACCGAGCCCCAACTGCAGGAGCTGGCCACGGTGGGTGCCAAGCTGGTGTGGTCACCCTTGTCCAACTTCATGCTCTATGGCCAGACTGCCAATGTGGCGGCCGCCAAACGCGCCGGCCTGTCCATCAGCCTGGCGCCGGACTGGGCGCCCTCGGGCAGCAAGTCCAGCCTGGGTGAACTCAAGGTGGCCGACCTGGTCAACAAACATGCCTTGAACGGTTTGTTCAGCGAGCGTGAGCTGGTTGAGATGGTCACGCGCAAGCCGGCCGATGCCATGGGCTGGGGCCAGCGCCTGGGCCAGATCACCGAGGGTTACCTGGCCGATGTGGTGGTGGTGGACGACCGCCATGCAGATCCCTACCGCAACCTGATCAATACCATCGAAGACAACATTCAACTCGTGGCTGTGCGGGGCGAACCCTTGTATGGCGATGCGGCCCTGCTCAAGACCACACGGGGCAGTGATGACGCGGAAACCGTAGCGACCTTTGCCCGCGCCAAGCGTACCAAGGCCATGACGCCGAATTGCCCGGCCACCAGTCTGCCGCCCATGACGGTGGCCGAGACCAAGGCCCGTATCCAGCAGGGCCTGAAGTTTGATGCCGCGCAGTTGGCCGCCAAACTAACACCCGAGCAACTGGGAAAAGACTTTGCTACCTGCAGCCTGCCGGTACCTGCTACCGGGGCCAGCGCAACACCGGCCGATGCCAAACGCCTGCTGGCCTGCCGCTTTGGCCTACCGTTTGAGAAAACGCGCCTGAGCCCGCTGACCACCAACGAAGACTCCGAGTTTTTCTCACGCCTGATGAAAAACCGCAACCTGCCCAAGTACCTGAAGGCCTTGCCTTCTTACTACCGCCAATAG
- a CDS encoding response regulator transcription factor, with protein MAHILIAEDDDLLRDALSAQLTQAGHTVASAAHGLQARELLESTRFDGVILDLGLPKMDGMAVLQWIRQRVLALPVLILTARDGVDDRVHGLNAGADDYLTKPFIMAELQARLAAMLRRSRMPAFGGSLEIAGPSTSKLRVDAQQPRAWLGEDEMELTQREWALLSLLVANAGQVVSREDVLNAWQSEPGEPTGGVASNALEVYVHRLRRKLADSGLGIRNVRGLGYLLESSAA; from the coding sequence ATGGCCCACATACTGATTGCCGAAGACGATGATTTGCTGCGCGATGCCTTGTCCGCGCAGCTCACCCAGGCCGGCCACACCGTGGCCAGCGCCGCCCACGGCCTGCAGGCCCGCGAACTGCTAGAGAGCACCCGTTTTGATGGTGTGATCCTAGACCTGGGCCTGCCCAAGATGGATGGCATGGCCGTGTTGCAGTGGATACGCCAGCGTGTGCTGGCCCTGCCGGTGCTGATACTGACCGCGCGGGACGGGGTCGATGACCGCGTACATGGCCTCAATGCCGGTGCCGATGACTACCTGACCAAACCCTTCATCATGGCCGAGCTGCAGGCGCGCCTGGCTGCCATGCTGCGCCGCTCGCGCATGCCGGCGTTTGGCGGATCGCTGGAGATTGCCGGCCCCAGCACCAGCAAACTGCGGGTGGACGCCCAGCAGCCCCGGGCCTGGCTGGGCGAGGACGAGATGGAGCTGACCCAGCGCGAATGGGCGCTGCTGTCTTTGCTGGTAGCCAATGCCGGTCAGGTCGTCAGCCGTGAAGACGTGTTAAACGCCTGGCAGAGCGAGCCCGGGGAGCCCACGGGCGGTGTGGCCTCCAATGCGCTGGAGGTGTACGTGCACCGCCTGCGCCGCAAGCTGGCCGACTCGGGCCTGGGCATACGCAATGTGCGCGGCCTGGGCTACCTGCTGGAATCCAGCGCCGCGTGA
- a CDS encoding sensor histidine kinase, producing the protein MKPAGRSLLPGLSLKRQLLLWLLLPQLLLWSVGGVLAWRIALSYADTGINQSLKQSVRALARQVKPVGSGLLVDFPRAAQDVLEQDPTDRMGYMVSSPPGSFVLGNGQLPPPPDGVLIQTGEPLIYDARLDGKKVRVAVLEVTYGEANSPQRLRVQVSKSLAVQEQVARELVFDMLVPLAALGVLLGILINAGIARGLHPLKRLEAQLGDRTGPALSALPPIELAQAPHEVHSLALAVNQLLDAVRRSLSQEKRFVNDAAHQLRTPLAGLVSQTELALNETELSAVKERLVKVHAGALRSAHLVHQLLSLARTEADVTLQPLDLAQLAREVAREWTPRALAAGVDLGYEGEGSVVVQGEKLLLREVLNNLIDNALHYAGTGAALTVRVRREANSCVLEVEDTGPGLSNADLSRVFERFWRASELPGGCGLGLAIVAEIAHRHGGTATALATQPTGLTVRITLPLTV; encoded by the coding sequence ATGAAGCCTGCTGGCCGATCCCTGTTGCCGGGCTTGTCGCTCAAGCGCCAGTTGTTGCTGTGGCTGTTGCTGCCGCAGTTGCTGCTGTGGTCGGTGGGCGGCGTGTTGGCCTGGCGCATTGCGCTCAGTTATGCGGATACCGGCATCAACCAGTCGCTCAAACAATCGGTGCGTGCGCTGGCACGCCAGGTCAAGCCGGTAGGTTCGGGCTTGCTGGTGGACTTTCCACGTGCAGCACAGGACGTGTTGGAGCAGGACCCGACCGACCGTATGGGCTACATGGTGTCGTCGCCTCCCGGCAGTTTTGTGCTGGGCAATGGCCAGTTGCCGCCGCCGCCCGATGGTGTGTTGATACAGACCGGCGAACCGCTGATTTACGACGCCCGTCTGGACGGCAAAAAGGTGCGCGTGGCTGTGCTGGAAGTGACGTATGGTGAGGCCAACTCGCCCCAGCGCCTGCGGGTGCAGGTGTCCAAGAGCCTGGCCGTGCAGGAGCAGGTAGCGCGGGAGCTGGTGTTTGACATGCTGGTGCCACTGGCTGCGCTGGGTGTGTTGCTGGGTATCCTCATCAATGCCGGTATTGCGCGTGGCCTGCATCCACTCAAACGGCTGGAGGCCCAACTGGGCGACCGCACCGGGCCCGCGTTGTCGGCCTTGCCGCCCATCGAGCTGGCCCAGGCCCCGCATGAGGTGCATTCGCTGGCGCTGGCCGTCAACCAGTTGCTGGACGCCGTGCGCCGCAGCCTTAGCCAGGAGAAACGTTTTGTCAACGACGCGGCCCACCAGTTGCGCACACCACTGGCCGGCCTAGTCAGCCAGACCGAGCTGGCTTTGAACGAGACGGAGCTGTCGGCAGTGAAGGAGCGGCTGGTCAAGGTGCACGCCGGTGCGCTGCGCAGCGCCCACCTGGTGCACCAGTTGTTGTCGCTGGCGCGCACCGAGGCCGATGTGACCCTGCAGCCGCTGGACCTGGCGCAACTGGCGCGAGAAGTGGCCCGCGAGTGGACGCCACGCGCACTGGCCGCGGGTGTGGACCTGGGCTACGAAGGCGAGGGCAGTGTCGTGGTGCAGGGCGAAAAACTGCTGCTGCGCGAGGTGCTGAACAACCTGATCGACAACGCATTGCACTACGCAGGCACCGGCGCCGCCTTGACCGTGCGTGTGCGCCGCGAAGCCAACAGCTGTGTGCTGGAAGTGGAAGACACTGGCCCGGGCCTGTCCAATGCCGATCTGTCCCGCGTGTTCGAGCGCTTCTGGCGGGCCAGCGAGTTGCCGGGTGGCTGTGGTCTGGGCCTGGCCATCGTGGCAGAGATTGCCCACCGGCATGGTGGCACGGCCACCGCACTGGCCACGCAACCCACGGGCCTGACCGTGCGGATCACGCTGCCACTGACAGTCTAG
- the phbB gene encoding acetoacetyl-CoA reductase: protein MPANTGPDPTNTPHPRVALVTGGTAGIGAAIAEALHAAGYRVAVNFGSHAAAADKFATRTGLPVYSWNVADFDACADGVARVQAAMGPIDVLVNNAGVTRDMMLHKMTLAQWREVIDIDLGSCFNMCRAVIEGMRERHFGRIINISSVNGLSGQAGQTNYAAAKAGMIGFTKSLALEGASRNITANAIAPGYTDTEMVSAVPPEVMDKILKSVPAGRLASPAEVARGVVFLAADDAGFINGITLSINGGKYLT, encoded by the coding sequence ATGCCCGCAAACACCGGCCCAGACCCCACCAACACCCCCCATCCACGCGTCGCACTGGTCACCGGAGGCACCGCCGGTATTGGCGCTGCCATTGCCGAGGCCCTGCATGCTGCGGGTTACCGCGTGGCGGTCAACTTCGGCTCTCACGCGGCTGCGGCAGACAAGTTTGCCACCCGCACTGGCCTGCCGGTTTACAGCTGGAATGTGGCCGACTTTGACGCCTGTGCAGACGGCGTCGCGCGGGTACAGGCAGCCATGGGCCCTATCGATGTGCTGGTCAACAACGCAGGTGTCACCCGCGACATGATGTTGCACAAGATGACCCTGGCGCAGTGGCGCGAGGTGATCGACATTGACCTGGGGAGCTGCTTCAACATGTGCCGCGCGGTGATCGAGGGCATGCGGGAGCGCCACTTTGGGCGCATCATCAATATCAGTTCGGTCAATGGCCTGTCGGGCCAGGCCGGACAGACCAACTATGCCGCCGCCAAGGCCGGCATGATTGGATTTACCAAATCACTGGCGCTGGAGGGTGCCTCGCGCAACATCACGGCCAATGCCATTGCCCCGGGCTACACCGATACCGAGATGGTGAGCGCCGTGCCGCCGGAGGTGATGGACAAGATTCTCAAGTCCGTACCCGCGGGGCGCCTGGCAAGCCCGGCCGAAGTGGCGCGCGGTGTGGTGTTTCTGGCAGCGGACGATGCGGGTTTTATCAACGGCATCACCCTGTCCATCAACGGCGGCAAGTACCTGACCTAA
- a CDS encoding AAC(3)-I family aminoglycoside N-acetyltransferase — translation MRPSTPYNVQPLRTNDQALMEGLLTLFGEAFEDRPTYNGNRPSAAYYEKLLGSDYFIALVALKGNEVVGGLAAYELKKFEQERSEVYIYDLAVAAGHRREGIATALIQVLRQMAAARGAYVVFVQADLGDDPAIALYTKLGVREDVLHFDIAVSNQNHS, via the coding sequence ATGCGTCCATCAACGCCCTACAACGTGCAGCCCCTTCGTACCAATGACCAAGCGCTGATGGAAGGGTTGTTGACCCTATTTGGCGAAGCGTTTGAAGACCGTCCAACTTACAACGGCAACCGCCCGAGCGCGGCCTATTATGAAAAACTGCTGGGCAGCGACTACTTCATCGCCCTGGTTGCGTTGAAGGGCAACGAGGTGGTTGGCGGACTGGCGGCCTATGAGCTGAAAAAGTTCGAGCAGGAGCGCAGCGAGGTCTATATCTACGACCTGGCCGTGGCGGCAGGCCACCGGCGTGAAGGTATCGCGACAGCCCTGATCCAAGTGCTCAGGCAAATGGCCGCGGCACGCGGCGCTTACGTTGTTTTTGTACAGGCCGATCTGGGCGATGACCCCGCTATTGCGCTGTACACGAAGCTGGGTGTTCGCGAAGATGTGTTGCACTTCGACATCGCCGTTTCCAACCAGAACCACAGCTAA
- a CDS encoding c-type cytochrome, whose translation MLKRLIPLTWLLFAASPLPVQAAAPAAFQIKPAEAYDVSKLQDDPYGRLVKYGEQLTNRTFAYLGPEVKDSKMRYAGNNLACASCHQAGGTKKYAMPWVGVAATYPQYRGRDDAVGTLEQRVNDCMERSMAGKALPLDSREMKAFTTYMHFLSKDVPVGGKVDGMGVPAMQPPNRRADLLAGSTVYQAKCVACHGPEGAGLRAGAVGSATGYTFPPLWGKDSFNHGAGMGRLLEAYAFIKTNMPLGTVYGQPQLTDDEAYDVAAFVLSKPRPQKAHTERDYPARWNKPVDAPYPPFVDGAPADQHRFGPFAPLQENMKKLKDSLLKASGR comes from the coding sequence ATGCTTAAACGGTTGATTCCATTGACTTGGTTGTTGTTCGCCGCCAGCCCCCTTCCTGTACAGGCTGCTGCGCCCGCTGCCTTCCAGATCAAACCGGCTGAAGCCTACGACGTCTCCAAACTGCAGGACGACCCCTACGGTCGGCTGGTCAAATACGGCGAGCAGCTGACCAACCGCACCTTTGCCTACCTGGGCCCCGAGGTCAAGGACAGCAAGATGCGGTACGCGGGCAATAACTTGGCCTGCGCATCGTGCCACCAGGCCGGGGGCACCAAAAAATATGCGATGCCTTGGGTTGGCGTCGCTGCCACCTACCCGCAGTACCGCGGCCGCGATGACGCGGTAGGCACACTGGAACAGCGTGTCAACGACTGCATGGAGCGCAGCATGGCCGGCAAAGCCTTGCCACTGGATAGCCGCGAGATGAAAGCCTTTACCACCTACATGCACTTCCTGTCCAAAGACGTACCCGTAGGTGGCAAGGTGGACGGCATGGGTGTGCCCGCCATGCAGCCACCCAACCGCCGTGCCGACCTGTTGGCCGGCAGCACGGTCTACCAAGCCAAGTGTGTGGCCTGCCATGGGCCAGAGGGTGCGGGGCTGCGCGCAGGCGCAGTAGGGTCAGCTACGGGCTACACCTTTCCGCCGCTGTGGGGCAAAGATTCGTTCAACCACGGTGCCGGCATGGGCCGCCTGCTGGAGGCCTATGCCTTTATCAAGACCAATATGCCTTTGGGCACGGTGTATGGCCAGCCCCAGCTGACCGACGACGAGGCCTATGACGTGGCCGCCTTTGTGCTGAGCAAACCCCGCCCGCAAAAGGCCCACACCGAGCGCGACTACCCCGCCCGCTGGAACAAACCGGTGGACGCGCCCTACCCGCCTTTTGTGGACGGTGCTCCGGCCGACCAGCACCGGTTTGGACCCTTTGCGCCGCTGCAGGAAAACATGAAGAAACTCAAGGACAGTCTGCTAAAGGCTTCCGGCCGGTAG